TTTATGATCTAATCTCAAAAGATACAAAAATACTCACTTTCAAACTCAATAACTCCACTCATAACAGACAGACCCGTTCATTATGCTAGTTCTAAATCTTTCGTTAAAAACTTCATAAAATTAACATCACTTAGCTGATTAGGATGAATGATGTTTATCTCTTAGATAATCCTGAAAGCTTGTCACTTTGTGTCAAAAGGTGTCACAACTTTGACATTAACGATCTTTAAATGATCGTCTCGATCCTTTACTGGCAAGGCTTGAGCTATAGTAGCGTGTCCATCGTTGTGTCCAAAACGTGAAAAAATTGCGAAAACGCGGTAGGCGAAGAGGAGTGAATTTATCGGTAGTTTAGCCATAAGATTTAATCTCACCCTCCCCCAGGAGGAGTTCAAATCAAATGGTGGAATAAACCTCACTTCTTGAGTTTTCCTTATAACTGGCCTAAAATAAACACTGTATATAACAACAGTGTTTATTTATGAATATAATTCCAATCTCTGCAAGTGCTGGTATCACTGGTTTTGAAAGTCCTGCAGCTGAATATAGCCAGCTTAGATGTACCTTAGACGAAATTCTTATCGAGCACCCAAGCTCCACTTTCATTGGTAAAGCCTGTGGTGATTCAATGGAAGGTGTTGGTATTTTTGATGGTGACTTATTGATTGTTGATAGGCATGTTACGCCCAGGCAGCACGATATTATTGTTGCTAATTTAAATGGAGAGTTCGTTTGTAAGTTACTTGATGTTCGCCAACGTATGCTAGTGTCTGCAAATGATAAAATTAAACCTGTGTTCATTCATGATTTAGATTCTTTTAGCATTGAAGGGGTTGTTATACGCTCTATTCGTTGCCATCGCCCTAGCTATCTATTGGATGATAATTAGTGTTTGCCCTCGTTGATGCTAATTCATTCTATTGCAGTGCAGAGCAAGTGTTTCGCCCAGATTGGCGTAATAAACCCATTGTGGTTTTGTCTAATAATGACGGATGTATCGTTGCCGCAAACAGGCAAGCAAAAGAAGCCGGTGTTCCAAAGTTTAAGCCTTATTTCCAGATCAAAAACTTATGTGAAAAAAAAGGCGTTATTGCGCTCTCTTCTAACTACGAGCTTTATTCAGACCTCTCGGCAAAGATGATGCAAGTCATTGGTCGTTTTGCACCTGAACAGCACATCTATAGTATCGATGAGTCTTTCTTGTCATTTAAAAAAACTTATCCCGCAATACCTTGCCTTCTAACCCATGGTGCTAAGATTCGGCGTGCAGTATGGAAAGAGTGCCGGTTACCTGTATGTGTCGGAATTGGCCCTACCCTGACTCTTGCTAAAATAGCTAACCAAGCAGCAAAGAAATTACATCACTATAATGGCGTTTGCGTACTCGACAATGACGCAGAACGATTAAAGGTA
This Moritella sp. 5 DNA region includes the following protein-coding sequences:
- a CDS encoding LexA family transcriptional regulator, which encodes MNIIPISASAGITGFESPAAEYSQLRCTLDEILIEHPSSTFIGKACGDSMEGVGIFDGDLLIVDRHVTPRQHDIIVANLNGEFVCKLLDVRQRMLVSANDKIKPVFIHDLDSFSIEGVVIRSIRCHRPSYLLDDN